A section of the Oncorhynchus gorbuscha isolate QuinsamMale2020 ecotype Even-year linkage group LG04, OgorEven_v1.0, whole genome shotgun sequence genome encodes:
- the git2a gene encoding ARF GTPase-activating protein GIT2a isoform X8 yields MSKRLRNSELCADCSVPEPRWASVNRGVLICDECCSVHRSLGRHSSQVRHLTHTPWAPTQLQMVQMLYNNSANSIWEHSLLDPASVMSGKRKANPQDKVHPNKTEFIKAKYQMLAFVHRMPCRDDDSFTAKDLSKQLHSSVRTGNLETCLRLLSLGAQANFFHPEKGNTPLHVAAKAGQLFQAELLTVYGADPGAPDTSAKTPIDYARQAGYHDLADRLVEIQYELTDRLAFYLCGRKPDHKNGQHFIVPQMADRNISLDLSELAKAAKKKLQSLSNHLFEELAMDVYDEVDRRETDAVWLATQNHSTLVTDTTVVPFLPVNPEYSSTRNQGRQKLARFNAHEFATLVIDILSDAKRRQLGNSTMSPKENVELILKSVSIRRGSEGLDNDQPDYDSVASDEDTDQEPPSGKDRTKSLDSDLSDGPVTVQEFLEVKHALSASEAKIKQLMKVNSNLSGELRLMQKKASKMEKQSSMSDGDYDNTTNDSELEDSGVGRRGRLRSSGWLGEGSSIPELDDLEAEPDSALPSTEDVIRKTEQITKNIQDLLRAAQENKHDRPCEGVRRLRHSLGCFSSLVPWAEKAPSPLQPLNLRSLDPAACFIPCSERIHVAVTEMAALFPKRPRSETVRGPLRLLTSSAFRLQGECQKAVPSEGGPGPDMQLVTQQVIQCAYDIAKAAKQLVTITTKENSN; encoded by the exons ATGTCTAAACGATTAAGGAATAGTGAGCTATGCGCGGATTGCAGTGTGCCAG AGCCTCGTTGGGCTTCTGTGAACAGGGGCGTGTTGATCTGCGACGAGTGCTGTAGTGTTCATCGGAGTCTGGGCAGACACAGCTCCCAAGTGCGTCACCTGACTCACACACCATGGGCTCCTACACAGTTACAG ATGGTTCAGATGTTATACAACAACAGTGCAAATTCGATATGGGAACACTCTCTACTGGACCCAGCATCTGTGATGAGTGGGAAACGCAAGGCCAACCCTCAGGACAAAGTACA CCCAAATAAAACAGAGTTCATAAAGGCCAAATACCAAATGCTGGCTTTTGTCCACCGGATGCCTTGTCGAGATGACGACAGCTTCACTGCCAAGGACTTAAGCAAG CAACTTCACTCCAGTGTCCGAACTGGTAACCTGGAGACATGTCTGAGGTTACTCTCTCTGGGAGCCCAGGCCAACTTCTTTCACCCA GAAAAAGGGAATACGCCGCTGCATGTGGCTGCCAAGGCAGGCCAGCTGTTTCAGGCCGAGCTGCTGACAGTCTACGGGGCCGACCCCGGCGCCCCCGACACCAGCGCCAAGACTCCCATTGACTATGCAAG GCAAGCTGGCTACCATGACCTGGCTGATAGGCTGGTGGAGATTCAGTATGAACTTACCGACAGACTGGCTTTCTATCTCTGTGGAAGAAAGCCTG ATCATAAAAATGGCCAACACTTCATCGTCCCACAGATGGCCGACAG GAACAT CAGTTTAGATTTATCAGAACTGGCAAAGGCTGCCAAGAAGAAACTCCAGTCT CTCAGTAATCATTTGTTTGAGGAGCTGGCGATGGACGTGTATGACGAGGTGGACAGACGGGAGACGGATGCAG TATGGCTGGCGACACAGAACCACAGCACGCTGGTGACAGACACCACCGTGGTGCCTTTCCTTCCTGTGAACCCAGAGTACTCATCAACACGAAACCAG GGACGGCAAAAACTTGCGAGATTTAATGCACATGAATTTGCAACACTTGTCATCGACATATTAAGTGACGCGAAGCGTCGACAGCTGGGAAACTCTACGATGAGTCCCAAAG AAAACGTTGAACTTATCCTAAAAAGCGTGAGCATCCGGCGCGGCAGTGAGGGTCTGGACAATGACCAGCCGGACTACGACAGTGTGGCCTCTGACGAGGACACTGATCAGGAGCCACCCTCGGGCAAGGACCGGACCAAG AGTCTGGACTCGGACCTGTCAGACGGACCTGTCACGGTGCAGGAGTTCCTGGAGGTGAAGCACGCCCTGTCTGCCTCGGAGGCCAAGATCAAGCAGCTGATGAAGGTCAACAGCAACTTAAGTGGCGAACTGCGACTGATGCAGAAAAAG GCCTccaagatggagaaacagagcagcATGTCCGACGGTGACTATGACAACACAACCAATGACTCTGAGTTGGAGGACTCAGG TGTGGGCAGGAGGGGGAGGCTTAGGAGCAGTGGCTGGCTTGGGGAGGGCAGCTCCATCCCTGAACTGGATGATCTTGAAGCCGAGCCAGACTCTGCGCTCCCCAGCACCGAGGATGTCATTCGCAAGACGGAGCAGATCACCAAGAACATCCAGGATCTGCTCCGCGCTGCACAGGAGAACAAGCACGACAG ACCTTGTGAGGGTGTCCGCCGGCTCAGGCACAGTCTAGGCTGTTTCAGCAGCCTGGTGCCCTGGGCCGAGAAGGCCCCCTCTCCCCTGCAGCCCCTCAACCTGCGCTCCCTCGATCCTGCCGCCTG CTTTATACCCTGCTCCGAAAGAATACATGTGGCTGTGACGGAAATGGCTGCCCTCTTTCCCAAG AGACCACGTTCGGAGACAGTGCGAGGTCCCCTGCGCCTGTTGACGTCCAGCGCCTTCCGGCTCCAGGGAGAGTGTCAGAAGGCAGTGCCCTCAGAGGGAGGTCCAGGGCCTGACATGCAGCTGGTCACCCAGCAGGTTATCCAGTGTGCCTATGACATCGCCAAGGCGGCCAAACAGCTTGTCACCATTACCACCAAGGAGAACAGCAACTGA
- the git2a gene encoding ARF GTPase-activating protein GIT2a isoform X9 — MSKRLRNSELCADCSVPEPRWASVNRGVLICDECCSVHRSLGRHSSQVRHLTHTPWAPTQLQMVQMLYNNSANSIWEHSLLDPASVMSGKRKANPQDKVHPNKTEFIKAKYQMLAFVHRMPCRDDDSFTAKDLSKQLHSSVRTGNLETCLRLLSLGAQANFFHPEKGNTPLHVAAKAGQLFQAELLTVYGADPGAPDTSAKTPIDYARQAGYHDLADRLVEIQYELTDRLAFYLCGRKPDHKNGQHFIVPQMADRNISLDLSELAKAAKKKLQSLSNHLFEELAMDVYDEVDRRETDAVWLATQNHSTLVTDTTVVPFLPVNPEYSSTRNQGRQKLARFNAHEFATLVIDILSDAKRRQLGNSTMSPKENVELILKSVSIRRGSEGLDNDQPDYDSVASDEDTDQEPPSGKDRTKSLDSDLSDGPVTVQEFLEVKHALSASEAKIKQLMKVNSNLSGELRLMQKKASKMEKQSSMSDGDYDNTTNDSELEDSGVGRRGRLRSSGWLGEGSSIPELDDLEAEPDSALPSTEDVIRKTEQITKNIQDLLRAAQENKHDSFIPCSERIHVAVTEMAALFPKRPRSETVRGPLRLLTSSAFRLQGECQKAVPSEGGPGPDMQLVTQQVIQCAYDIAKAAKQLVTITTKENSN, encoded by the exons ATGTCTAAACGATTAAGGAATAGTGAGCTATGCGCGGATTGCAGTGTGCCAG AGCCTCGTTGGGCTTCTGTGAACAGGGGCGTGTTGATCTGCGACGAGTGCTGTAGTGTTCATCGGAGTCTGGGCAGACACAGCTCCCAAGTGCGTCACCTGACTCACACACCATGGGCTCCTACACAGTTACAG ATGGTTCAGATGTTATACAACAACAGTGCAAATTCGATATGGGAACACTCTCTACTGGACCCAGCATCTGTGATGAGTGGGAAACGCAAGGCCAACCCTCAGGACAAAGTACA CCCAAATAAAACAGAGTTCATAAAGGCCAAATACCAAATGCTGGCTTTTGTCCACCGGATGCCTTGTCGAGATGACGACAGCTTCACTGCCAAGGACTTAAGCAAG CAACTTCACTCCAGTGTCCGAACTGGTAACCTGGAGACATGTCTGAGGTTACTCTCTCTGGGAGCCCAGGCCAACTTCTTTCACCCA GAAAAAGGGAATACGCCGCTGCATGTGGCTGCCAAGGCAGGCCAGCTGTTTCAGGCCGAGCTGCTGACAGTCTACGGGGCCGACCCCGGCGCCCCCGACACCAGCGCCAAGACTCCCATTGACTATGCAAG GCAAGCTGGCTACCATGACCTGGCTGATAGGCTGGTGGAGATTCAGTATGAACTTACCGACAGACTGGCTTTCTATCTCTGTGGAAGAAAGCCTG ATCATAAAAATGGCCAACACTTCATCGTCCCACAGATGGCCGACAG GAACAT CAGTTTAGATTTATCAGAACTGGCAAAGGCTGCCAAGAAGAAACTCCAGTCT CTCAGTAATCATTTGTTTGAGGAGCTGGCGATGGACGTGTATGACGAGGTGGACAGACGGGAGACGGATGCAG TATGGCTGGCGACACAGAACCACAGCACGCTGGTGACAGACACCACCGTGGTGCCTTTCCTTCCTGTGAACCCAGAGTACTCATCAACACGAAACCAG GGACGGCAAAAACTTGCGAGATTTAATGCACATGAATTTGCAACACTTGTCATCGACATATTAAGTGACGCGAAGCGTCGACAGCTGGGAAACTCTACGATGAGTCCCAAAG AAAACGTTGAACTTATCCTAAAAAGCGTGAGCATCCGGCGCGGCAGTGAGGGTCTGGACAATGACCAGCCGGACTACGACAGTGTGGCCTCTGACGAGGACACTGATCAGGAGCCACCCTCGGGCAAGGACCGGACCAAG AGTCTGGACTCGGACCTGTCAGACGGACCTGTCACGGTGCAGGAGTTCCTGGAGGTGAAGCACGCCCTGTCTGCCTCGGAGGCCAAGATCAAGCAGCTGATGAAGGTCAACAGCAACTTAAGTGGCGAACTGCGACTGATGCAGAAAAAG GCCTccaagatggagaaacagagcagcATGTCCGACGGTGACTATGACAACACAACCAATGACTCTGAGTTGGAGGACTCAGG TGTGGGCAGGAGGGGGAGGCTTAGGAGCAGTGGCTGGCTTGGGGAGGGCAGCTCCATCCCTGAACTGGATGATCTTGAAGCCGAGCCAGACTCTGCGCTCCCCAGCACCGAGGATGTCATTCGCAAGACGGAGCAGATCACCAAGAACATCCAGGATCTGCTCCGCGCTGCACAGGAGAACAAGCACGACAG CTTTATACCCTGCTCCGAAAGAATACATGTGGCTGTGACGGAAATGGCTGCCCTCTTTCCCAAG AGACCACGTTCGGAGACAGTGCGAGGTCCCCTGCGCCTGTTGACGTCCAGCGCCTTCCGGCTCCAGGGAGAGTGTCAGAAGGCAGTGCCCTCAGAGGGAGGTCCAGGGCCTGACATGCAGCTGGTCACCCAGCAGGTTATCCAGTGTGCCTATGACATCGCCAAGGCGGCCAAACAGCTTGTCACCATTACCACCAAGGAGAACAGCAACTGA
- the git2a gene encoding ARF GTPase-activating protein GIT2a isoform X7, whose product MSKRLRNSELCADCSVPEPRWASVNRGVLICDECCSVHRSLGRHSSQVRHLTHTPWAPTQLQMVQMLYNNSANSIWEHSLLDPASVMSGKRKANPQDKVHPNKTEFIKAKYQMLAFVHRMPCRDDDSFTAKDLSKQLHSSVRTGNLETCLRLLSLGAQANFFHPEKGNTPLHVAAKAGQLFQAELLTVYGADPGAPDTSAKTPIDYARQAGYHDLADRLVEIQYELTDRLAFYLCGRKPDHKNGQHFIVPQMADSSLDLSELAKAAKKKLQSLSNHLFEELAMDVYDEVDRRETDAVWLATQNHSTLVTDTTVVPFLPVNPEYSSTRNQGRQKLARFNAHEFATLVIDILSDAKRRQLGNSTMSPKENVELILKSVSIRRGSEGLDNDQPDYDSVASDEDTDQEPPSGKDRTKSLDSDLSDGPVTVQEFLEVKHALSASEAKIKQLMKVNSNLSGELRLMQKKLHSLQSENTSLRRQGPTTHIYQVPISSGSEYTDPPSSSPSAMKRRQSARASRPMSMSIYETGSGLKPYLPKGETPYPEEGIPTLQPFLPPHASKMEKQSSMSDGDYDNTTNDSELEDSGVGRRGRLRSSGWLGEGSSIPELDDLEAEPDSALPSTEDVIRKTEQITKNIQDLLRAAQENKHDSFIPCSERIHVAVTEMAALFPKRPRSETVRGPLRLLTSSAFRLQGECQKAVPSEGGPGPDMQLVTQQVIQCAYDIAKAAKQLVTITTKENSN is encoded by the exons ATGTCTAAACGATTAAGGAATAGTGAGCTATGCGCGGATTGCAGTGTGCCAG AGCCTCGTTGGGCTTCTGTGAACAGGGGCGTGTTGATCTGCGACGAGTGCTGTAGTGTTCATCGGAGTCTGGGCAGACACAGCTCCCAAGTGCGTCACCTGACTCACACACCATGGGCTCCTACACAGTTACAG ATGGTTCAGATGTTATACAACAACAGTGCAAATTCGATATGGGAACACTCTCTACTGGACCCAGCATCTGTGATGAGTGGGAAACGCAAGGCCAACCCTCAGGACAAAGTACA CCCAAATAAAACAGAGTTCATAAAGGCCAAATACCAAATGCTGGCTTTTGTCCACCGGATGCCTTGTCGAGATGACGACAGCTTCACTGCCAAGGACTTAAGCAAG CAACTTCACTCCAGTGTCCGAACTGGTAACCTGGAGACATGTCTGAGGTTACTCTCTCTGGGAGCCCAGGCCAACTTCTTTCACCCA GAAAAAGGGAATACGCCGCTGCATGTGGCTGCCAAGGCAGGCCAGCTGTTTCAGGCCGAGCTGCTGACAGTCTACGGGGCCGACCCCGGCGCCCCCGACACCAGCGCCAAGACTCCCATTGACTATGCAAG GCAAGCTGGCTACCATGACCTGGCTGATAGGCTGGTGGAGATTCAGTATGAACTTACCGACAGACTGGCTTTCTATCTCTGTGGAAGAAAGCCTG ATCATAAAAATGGCCAACACTTCATCGTCCCACAGATGGCCGACAG CAGTTTAGATTTATCAGAACTGGCAAAGGCTGCCAAGAAGAAACTCCAGTCT CTCAGTAATCATTTGTTTGAGGAGCTGGCGATGGACGTGTATGACGAGGTGGACAGACGGGAGACGGATGCAG TATGGCTGGCGACACAGAACCACAGCACGCTGGTGACAGACACCACCGTGGTGCCTTTCCTTCCTGTGAACCCAGAGTACTCATCAACACGAAACCAG GGACGGCAAAAACTTGCGAGATTTAATGCACATGAATTTGCAACACTTGTCATCGACATATTAAGTGACGCGAAGCGTCGACAGCTGGGAAACTCTACGATGAGTCCCAAAG AAAACGTTGAACTTATCCTAAAAAGCGTGAGCATCCGGCGCGGCAGTGAGGGTCTGGACAATGACCAGCCGGACTACGACAGTGTGGCCTCTGACGAGGACACTGATCAGGAGCCACCCTCGGGCAAGGACCGGACCAAG AGTCTGGACTCGGACCTGTCAGACGGACCTGTCACGGTGCAGGAGTTCCTGGAGGTGAAGCACGCCCTGTCTGCCTCGGAGGCCAAGATCAAGCAGCTGATGAAGGTCAACAGCAACTTAAGTGGCGAACTGCGACTGATGCAGAAAAAG CTGCATTCTCTGCAAAGCGAGAACACGTCTCTCAGGCGACAGGGCCCAACCACCCATATCTATCAGGTCCCCATCAGCAGTGGGTCAGAGTACActgaccctccctcctccagcCCCTCGGCCATGAAGCGCCGGCAGTCAGCGCGGGCCAGCCGGCCCATGTCCATGTCTATTTATGAGACTGGCTCGGGCCTGAAGCCCTACCTCCCCAAGGGGGAGACCCCCTACCCAGAGGAGGGTATCCCCACCCTGCAACCCTTCCTACCACCTCAT GCCTccaagatggagaaacagagcagcATGTCCGACGGTGACTATGACAACACAACCAATGACTCTGAGTTGGAGGACTCAGG TGTGGGCAGGAGGGGGAGGCTTAGGAGCAGTGGCTGGCTTGGGGAGGGCAGCTCCATCCCTGAACTGGATGATCTTGAAGCCGAGCCAGACTCTGCGCTCCCCAGCACCGAGGATGTCATTCGCAAGACGGAGCAGATCACCAAGAACATCCAGGATCTGCTCCGCGCTGCACAGGAGAACAAGCACGACAG CTTTATACCCTGCTCCGAAAGAATACATGTGGCTGTGACGGAAATGGCTGCCCTCTTTCCCAAG AGACCACGTTCGGAGACAGTGCGAGGTCCCCTGCGCCTGTTGACGTCCAGCGCCTTCCGGCTCCAGGGAGAGTGTCAGAAGGCAGTGCCCTCAGAGGGAGGTCCAGGGCCTGACATGCAGCTGGTCACCCAGCAGGTTATCCAGTGTGCCTATGACATCGCCAAGGCGGCCAAACAGCTTGTCACCATTACCACCAAGGAGAACAGCAACTGA
- the git2a gene encoding ARF GTPase-activating protein GIT2a isoform X2 produces MSKRLRNSELCADCSVPEPRWASVNRGVLICDECCSVHRSLGRHSSQVRHLTHTPWAPTQLQMVQMLYNNSANSIWEHSLLDPASVMSGKRKANPQDKVHPNKTEFIKAKYQMLAFVHRMPCRDDDSFTAKDLSKQLHSSVRTGNLETCLRLLSLGAQANFFHPEKGNTPLHVAAKAGQLFQAELLTVYGADPGAPDTSAKTPIDYARQAGYHDLADRLVEIQYELTDRLAFYLCGRKPDHKNGQHFIVPQMADSSLDLSELAKAAKKKLQSLSNHLFEELAMDVYDEVDRRETDAVWLATQNHSTLVTDTTVVPFLPVNPEYSSTRNQGRQKLARFNAHEFATLVIDILSDAKRRQLGNSTMSPKENVELILKSVSIRRGSEGLDNDQPDYDSVASDEDTDQEPPSGKDRTKSLDSDLSDGPVTVQEFLEVKHALSASEAKIKQLMKVNSNLSGELRLMQKKLHSLQSENTSLRRQGPTTHIYQVPISSGSEYTDPPSSSPSAMKRRQSARASRPMSMSIYETGSGLKPYLPKGETPYPEEGIPTLQPFLPPHMGRGAFVTSSSLPSFPSTLSWSRDESAQRASKMEKQSSMSDGDYDNTTNDSELEDSGVGRRGRLRSSGWLGEGSSIPELDDLEAEPDSALPSTEDVIRKTEQITKNIQDLLRAAQENKHDRPCEGVRRLRHSLGCFSSLVPWAEKAPSPLQPLNLRSLDPAACFIPCSERIHVAVTEMAALFPKRPRSETVRGPLRLLTSSAFRLQGECQKAVPSEGGPGPDMQLVTQQVIQCAYDIAKAAKQLVTITTKENSN; encoded by the exons ATGTCTAAACGATTAAGGAATAGTGAGCTATGCGCGGATTGCAGTGTGCCAG AGCCTCGTTGGGCTTCTGTGAACAGGGGCGTGTTGATCTGCGACGAGTGCTGTAGTGTTCATCGGAGTCTGGGCAGACACAGCTCCCAAGTGCGTCACCTGACTCACACACCATGGGCTCCTACACAGTTACAG ATGGTTCAGATGTTATACAACAACAGTGCAAATTCGATATGGGAACACTCTCTACTGGACCCAGCATCTGTGATGAGTGGGAAACGCAAGGCCAACCCTCAGGACAAAGTACA CCCAAATAAAACAGAGTTCATAAAGGCCAAATACCAAATGCTGGCTTTTGTCCACCGGATGCCTTGTCGAGATGACGACAGCTTCACTGCCAAGGACTTAAGCAAG CAACTTCACTCCAGTGTCCGAACTGGTAACCTGGAGACATGTCTGAGGTTACTCTCTCTGGGAGCCCAGGCCAACTTCTTTCACCCA GAAAAAGGGAATACGCCGCTGCATGTGGCTGCCAAGGCAGGCCAGCTGTTTCAGGCCGAGCTGCTGACAGTCTACGGGGCCGACCCCGGCGCCCCCGACACCAGCGCCAAGACTCCCATTGACTATGCAAG GCAAGCTGGCTACCATGACCTGGCTGATAGGCTGGTGGAGATTCAGTATGAACTTACCGACAGACTGGCTTTCTATCTCTGTGGAAGAAAGCCTG ATCATAAAAATGGCCAACACTTCATCGTCCCACAGATGGCCGACAG CAGTTTAGATTTATCAGAACTGGCAAAGGCTGCCAAGAAGAAACTCCAGTCT CTCAGTAATCATTTGTTTGAGGAGCTGGCGATGGACGTGTATGACGAGGTGGACAGACGGGAGACGGATGCAG TATGGCTGGCGACACAGAACCACAGCACGCTGGTGACAGACACCACCGTGGTGCCTTTCCTTCCTGTGAACCCAGAGTACTCATCAACACGAAACCAG GGACGGCAAAAACTTGCGAGATTTAATGCACATGAATTTGCAACACTTGTCATCGACATATTAAGTGACGCGAAGCGTCGACAGCTGGGAAACTCTACGATGAGTCCCAAAG AAAACGTTGAACTTATCCTAAAAAGCGTGAGCATCCGGCGCGGCAGTGAGGGTCTGGACAATGACCAGCCGGACTACGACAGTGTGGCCTCTGACGAGGACACTGATCAGGAGCCACCCTCGGGCAAGGACCGGACCAAG AGTCTGGACTCGGACCTGTCAGACGGACCTGTCACGGTGCAGGAGTTCCTGGAGGTGAAGCACGCCCTGTCTGCCTCGGAGGCCAAGATCAAGCAGCTGATGAAGGTCAACAGCAACTTAAGTGGCGAACTGCGACTGATGCAGAAAAAG CTGCATTCTCTGCAAAGCGAGAACACGTCTCTCAGGCGACAGGGCCCAACCACCCATATCTATCAGGTCCCCATCAGCAGTGGGTCAGAGTACActgaccctccctcctccagcCCCTCGGCCATGAAGCGCCGGCAGTCAGCGCGGGCCAGCCGGCCCATGTCCATGTCTATTTATGAGACTGGCTCGGGCCTGAAGCCCTACCTCCCCAAGGGGGAGACCCCCTACCCAGAGGAGGGTATCCCCACCCTGCAACCCTTCCTACCACCTCAT ATGGGAAGGGGTGCTTTTGTGACTTCttcatccctcccctccttcccatcCACCCTGTCCTGGTCACGGGACGAAAGTGCTCAAAGG GCCTccaagatggagaaacagagcagcATGTCCGACGGTGACTATGACAACACAACCAATGACTCTGAGTTGGAGGACTCAGG TGTGGGCAGGAGGGGGAGGCTTAGGAGCAGTGGCTGGCTTGGGGAGGGCAGCTCCATCCCTGAACTGGATGATCTTGAAGCCGAGCCAGACTCTGCGCTCCCCAGCACCGAGGATGTCATTCGCAAGACGGAGCAGATCACCAAGAACATCCAGGATCTGCTCCGCGCTGCACAGGAGAACAAGCACGACAG ACCTTGTGAGGGTGTCCGCCGGCTCAGGCACAGTCTAGGCTGTTTCAGCAGCCTGGTGCCCTGGGCCGAGAAGGCCCCCTCTCCCCTGCAGCCCCTCAACCTGCGCTCCCTCGATCCTGCCGCCTG CTTTATACCCTGCTCCGAAAGAATACATGTGGCTGTGACGGAAATGGCTGCCCTCTTTCCCAAG AGACCACGTTCGGAGACAGTGCGAGGTCCCCTGCGCCTGTTGACGTCCAGCGCCTTCCGGCTCCAGGGAGAGTGTCAGAAGGCAGTGCCCTCAGAGGGAGGTCCAGGGCCTGACATGCAGCTGGTCACCCAGCAGGTTATCCAGTGTGCCTATGACATCGCCAAGGCGGCCAAACAGCTTGTCACCATTACCACCAAGGAGAACAGCAACTGA
- the git2a gene encoding ARF GTPase-activating protein GIT2a isoform X5 encodes MSKRLRNSELCADCSVPEPRWASVNRGVLICDECCSVHRSLGRHSSQVRHLTHTPWAPTQLQMVQMLYNNSANSIWEHSLLDPASVMSGKRKANPQDKVHPNKTEFIKAKYQMLAFVHRMPCRDDDSFTAKDLSKQLHSSVRTGNLETCLRLLSLGAQANFFHPEKGNTPLHVAAKAGQLFQAELLTVYGADPGAPDTSAKTPIDYARQAGYHDLADRLVEIQYELTDRLAFYLCGRKPDHKNGQHFIVPQMADSSLDLSELAKAAKKKLQSLSNHLFEELAMDVYDEVDRRETDAVWLATQNHSTLVTDTTVVPFLPVNPEYSSTRNQGRQKLARFNAHEFATLVIDILSDAKRRQLGNSTMSPKENVELILKSVSIRRGSEGLDNDQPDYDSVASDEDTDQEPPSGKDRTKSLDSDLSDGPVTVQEFLEVKHALSASEAKIKQLMKVNSNLSGELRLMQKKLHSLQSENTSLRRQGPTTHIYQVPISSGSEYTDPPSSSPSAMKRRQSARASRPMSMSIYETGSGLKPYLPKGETPYPEEGIPTLQPFLPPHMGRGAFVTSSSLPSFPSTLSWSRDESAQRASKMEKQSSMSDGDYDNTTNDSELEDSGVGRRGRLRSSGWLGEGSSIPELDDLEAEPDSALPSTEDVIRKTEQITKNIQDLLRAAQENKHDSFIPCSERIHVAVTEMAALFPKRPRSETVRGPLRLLTSSAFRLQGECQKAVPSEGGPGPDMQLVTQQVIQCAYDIAKAAKQLVTITTKENSN; translated from the exons ATGTCTAAACGATTAAGGAATAGTGAGCTATGCGCGGATTGCAGTGTGCCAG AGCCTCGTTGGGCTTCTGTGAACAGGGGCGTGTTGATCTGCGACGAGTGCTGTAGTGTTCATCGGAGTCTGGGCAGACACAGCTCCCAAGTGCGTCACCTGACTCACACACCATGGGCTCCTACACAGTTACAG ATGGTTCAGATGTTATACAACAACAGTGCAAATTCGATATGGGAACACTCTCTACTGGACCCAGCATCTGTGATGAGTGGGAAACGCAAGGCCAACCCTCAGGACAAAGTACA CCCAAATAAAACAGAGTTCATAAAGGCCAAATACCAAATGCTGGCTTTTGTCCACCGGATGCCTTGTCGAGATGACGACAGCTTCACTGCCAAGGACTTAAGCAAG CAACTTCACTCCAGTGTCCGAACTGGTAACCTGGAGACATGTCTGAGGTTACTCTCTCTGGGAGCCCAGGCCAACTTCTTTCACCCA GAAAAAGGGAATACGCCGCTGCATGTGGCTGCCAAGGCAGGCCAGCTGTTTCAGGCCGAGCTGCTGACAGTCTACGGGGCCGACCCCGGCGCCCCCGACACCAGCGCCAAGACTCCCATTGACTATGCAAG GCAAGCTGGCTACCATGACCTGGCTGATAGGCTGGTGGAGATTCAGTATGAACTTACCGACAGACTGGCTTTCTATCTCTGTGGAAGAAAGCCTG ATCATAAAAATGGCCAACACTTCATCGTCCCACAGATGGCCGACAG CAGTTTAGATTTATCAGAACTGGCAAAGGCTGCCAAGAAGAAACTCCAGTCT CTCAGTAATCATTTGTTTGAGGAGCTGGCGATGGACGTGTATGACGAGGTGGACAGACGGGAGACGGATGCAG TATGGCTGGCGACACAGAACCACAGCACGCTGGTGACAGACACCACCGTGGTGCCTTTCCTTCCTGTGAACCCAGAGTACTCATCAACACGAAACCAG GGACGGCAAAAACTTGCGAGATTTAATGCACATGAATTTGCAACACTTGTCATCGACATATTAAGTGACGCGAAGCGTCGACAGCTGGGAAACTCTACGATGAGTCCCAAAG AAAACGTTGAACTTATCCTAAAAAGCGTGAGCATCCGGCGCGGCAGTGAGGGTCTGGACAATGACCAGCCGGACTACGACAGTGTGGCCTCTGACGAGGACACTGATCAGGAGCCACCCTCGGGCAAGGACCGGACCAAG AGTCTGGACTCGGACCTGTCAGACGGACCTGTCACGGTGCAGGAGTTCCTGGAGGTGAAGCACGCCCTGTCTGCCTCGGAGGCCAAGATCAAGCAGCTGATGAAGGTCAACAGCAACTTAAGTGGCGAACTGCGACTGATGCAGAAAAAG CTGCATTCTCTGCAAAGCGAGAACACGTCTCTCAGGCGACAGGGCCCAACCACCCATATCTATCAGGTCCCCATCAGCAGTGGGTCAGAGTACActgaccctccctcctccagcCCCTCGGCCATGAAGCGCCGGCAGTCAGCGCGGGCCAGCCGGCCCATGTCCATGTCTATTTATGAGACTGGCTCGGGCCTGAAGCCCTACCTCCCCAAGGGGGAGACCCCCTACCCAGAGGAGGGTATCCCCACCCTGCAACCCTTCCTACCACCTCAT ATGGGAAGGGGTGCTTTTGTGACTTCttcatccctcccctccttcccatcCACCCTGTCCTGGTCACGGGACGAAAGTGCTCAAAGG GCCTccaagatggagaaacagagcagcATGTCCGACGGTGACTATGACAACACAACCAATGACTCTGAGTTGGAGGACTCAGG TGTGGGCAGGAGGGGGAGGCTTAGGAGCAGTGGCTGGCTTGGGGAGGGCAGCTCCATCCCTGAACTGGATGATCTTGAAGCCGAGCCAGACTCTGCGCTCCCCAGCACCGAGGATGTCATTCGCAAGACGGAGCAGATCACCAAGAACATCCAGGATCTGCTCCGCGCTGCACAGGAGAACAAGCACGACAG CTTTATACCCTGCTCCGAAAGAATACATGTGGCTGTGACGGAAATGGCTGCCCTCTTTCCCAAG AGACCACGTTCGGAGACAGTGCGAGGTCCCCTGCGCCTGTTGACGTCCAGCGCCTTCCGGCTCCAGGGAGAGTGTCAGAAGGCAGTGCCCTCAGAGGGAGGTCCAGGGCCTGACATGCAGCTGGTCACCCAGCAGGTTATCCAGTGTGCCTATGACATCGCCAAGGCGGCCAAACAGCTTGTCACCATTACCACCAAGGAGAACAGCAACTGA